In one window of Verrucomicrobiota bacterium DNA:
- a CDS encoding BlaI/MecI/CopY family transcriptional regulator yields MAEEETQRQLVADLLDRAFSGWAKKLVVQALSAKKASAEELAEIRKLLEEMERRSN; encoded by the coding sequence CTGGCCGAAGAGGAAACGCAGCGGCAGCTTGTCGCCGACCTGCTGGATCGCGCCTTCAGCGGCTGGGCCAAAAAGCTGGTCGTGCAAGCGTTGTCCGCCAAGAAAGCTTCGGCCGAGGAGCTGGCCGAGATTCGGAAGCTGCTGGAGGAAATGGAACGGAGGTCAAATTGA
- the raiA gene encoding ribosome-associated translation inhibitor RaiA, whose product MESVLTGARMGRSSGTAINDPRRVSLDFVRGPEHHPPMNLILSTHNVTLTKAIEDHIMDRIRKLEHLDRFAIDVRVTLEHDHKKIPERAFKCTMRLTMPGPDLFAEDSERDLYAAIDLVTKKIEQQIRKRHNKYKARKHTLAAQTKRKRQEAGIQ is encoded by the coding sequence GTGGAATCCGTCCTTACCGGGGCAAGAATGGGCCGGTCCTCCGGCACGGCGATCAACGACCCACGCCGAGTTTCACTGGATTTTGTCCGAGGCCCTGAGCATCATCCGCCCATGAACTTAATTCTATCGACGCATAACGTGACGCTGACCAAGGCCATCGAGGACCACATTATGGACCGGATTAGGAAATTGGAGCATCTGGACCGGTTCGCCATCGACGTCCGCGTCACGCTGGAGCACGATCACAAGAAGATTCCGGAACGCGCTTTCAAGTGTACGATGCGTCTGACCATGCCGGGACCGGACCTTTTTGCCGAAGATTCGGAGCGCGACCTTTATGCGGCGATTGATCTAGTGACGAAGAAAATCGAGCAGCAAATCCGCAAGCGCCACAACAAATACAAAGCCCGCAAGCACACCCTGGCGGCGCAAACCAAGCGCAAGCGGCAGGAAGCGGGAATTCAGTAA